A genomic segment from Candidatus Korarchaeum cryptofilum OPF8 encodes:
- a CDS encoding ATP-binding protein codes for MGLKEYLQRGDVKVWDDVYDTSLDDKAAPNLCDVYFRREVPLYTDPKEFFKHTYLTKSMRELIEEIADSLEGKKGSNIFLLTSLFGGGKTHTLITLYHAFESPESLRDLDEKLAARISRLGRVKVVVMDASSTKLVPHPAEPYEAEGFKIRTIWGMLAYKLGRYADIEHLDSKGSPAPDIEKLRSILSGAKDPTIILLDEIVPYVFNMTRSEDLKDYGEKVILFLENLAKAIEPLERIALVISIQAEYRKGEPRYEELYRDVAEKILRHIRRETTKIVVPVAPEDIVMVLKRRIFSYISEDAAWKAQDGLQSTYRGYEIFGTESDWQLSLEEKRITAKDTYPFHPKYLEVLREFVTRNRDLQKTRDAIRITRKVVRRILSGREDSEFIMPWHIDLRDKDIRNLVLTESYKNFRDVASRDIVSEDGSLGSIANCSKPALALKIATVVLLKTYTYETFKEPLKVFPDLKDIALMTYDPESFSSSDLQPPDIEATVEEMLVKLPHFTGEENRFWFTPYPSVLEYVERRADEMLRGAILDLHRKLVNYVKSHVKGDTSGTRKKGEKPSGEVFDSNNVITLGYGDDIGRELRDEKSLRLVVMVKPDVSEEELRNIILREPGGGKRTYANTIAVVFPSKSNLEDELRYVAKIEAAEEIKENLSEYYTDKDIIKIQSNKLESYINENKGYLMQQILSLLTKVAYPYKGKEGNDIKIVEASPSSYLISQVEAALKDPRTGPKLRTKLEFKDISDFLKDNLGWDLVNGDRQFEFKEIMDVFYTNTAAPFTTQKAVEEALLEGLDKLDIGIKIEGGLYWKRIGSSGAERPKGLRDTAVILPWKRAAEQMKEELLSKSGVRKNGVTKRIWYEVEIGGERIPLEDLVKQEGWEEVLRAGVIEKREEELKRGFVLDVKPKHVELNQGEKAVFEISIEPVEDYSEEIKLQVEEGELSQGKGRPPMKVSWEVTPRRVGRFPLKIRAVSSDGLLKEESVSIVILSPEEERDVDKIDSSISGEKLLSISSSDLISLKIAIENVSKLGMKAKVNIDAEFGGNIRFSMEGVSIDIARFLVQKLDEISRQASQLGLRTHLNGSIELENHVVLDDQKIAVLSQLNGRAIFKLLVRRKGHKG; via the coding sequence ATGGGGCTGAAGGAATATTTGCAGAGGGGAGATGTGAAGGTCTGGGATGATGTCTACGATACGAGCTTGGACGATAAAGCTGCTCCTAACTTATGCGATGTCTACTTCCGGAGGGAGGTCCCCCTCTACACAGACCCCAAGGAGTTCTTCAAGCACACTTACCTCACGAAATCGATGAGGGAGCTTATAGAGGAGATAGCAGATTCTCTAGAGGGGAAAAAGGGAAGCAATATATTCCTCCTGACATCACTCTTCGGAGGAGGGAAGACCCATACGCTGATAACGCTCTACCATGCCTTCGAGAGCCCGGAGAGTCTGAGGGATCTCGATGAGAAACTCGCCGCTAGGATATCGAGGCTAGGAAGGGTAAAGGTCGTGGTGATGGACGCGAGCAGCACGAAATTAGTCCCTCACCCAGCTGAGCCTTATGAAGCTGAGGGATTCAAAATAAGGACGATATGGGGTATGTTAGCTTATAAGCTAGGCAGATACGCTGATATAGAGCACCTTGATAGCAAGGGATCTCCGGCTCCCGATATCGAGAAGCTCAGGTCCATCTTGTCTGGAGCGAAGGATCCCACGATAATACTGCTTGATGAGATAGTCCCCTACGTTTTCAATATGACGAGATCCGAGGATCTCAAGGATTATGGGGAGAAAGTCATACTTTTCCTGGAAAATCTGGCTAAAGCCATAGAACCCCTCGAAAGGATAGCCCTCGTGATCTCCATCCAAGCGGAGTATAGGAAGGGGGAGCCCCGCTACGAGGAGCTTTACAGGGACGTAGCGGAAAAGATACTGAGGCACATACGCAGGGAGACCACCAAAATAGTAGTTCCTGTAGCCCCTGAGGACATTGTGATGGTCCTCAAGAGGAGGATATTCTCATACATATCTGAGGATGCAGCATGGAAAGCTCAAGATGGGCTCCAATCTACCTACAGGGGATACGAGATATTCGGGACGGAATCCGACTGGCAGCTATCACTCGAGGAGAAGAGGATCACGGCTAAGGATACTTATCCTTTCCACCCAAAGTATTTGGAAGTACTCAGAGAATTCGTCACGAGGAACAGAGATCTTCAGAAGACGAGGGATGCGATAAGGATAACTAGAAAGGTCGTGAGGAGGATCCTCAGCGGGAGGGAGGATTCGGAGTTCATAATGCCGTGGCACATAGACCTGAGGGATAAGGATATAAGGAACCTGGTCCTCACAGAGAGCTACAAGAATTTCAGGGATGTCGCGAGCAGGGACATAGTATCCGAGGATGGAAGCCTCGGCTCTATCGCGAACTGCTCAAAGCCAGCGCTCGCCCTCAAGATAGCTACAGTCGTATTATTGAAGACCTACACCTATGAAACATTCAAAGAGCCTCTAAAAGTATTCCCAGATCTGAAGGACATAGCTTTGATGACCTACGATCCCGAGAGCTTTTCATCAAGCGATCTTCAGCCACCAGATATAGAGGCCACGGTAGAGGAGATGCTGGTCAAACTCCCCCACTTCACCGGGGAGGAGAACAGGTTCTGGTTCACGCCCTATCCATCGGTCTTGGAGTACGTAGAGAGGAGAGCTGATGAGATGCTGAGAGGCGCGATCCTCGACCTCCACAGGAAGCTGGTCAATTATGTAAAAAGTCATGTTAAAGGAGACACATCCGGAACCCGCAAGAAGGGAGAGAAGCCATCAGGCGAGGTATTTGACAGTAATAACGTGATTACACTGGGATATGGAGATGACATAGGGAGAGAACTGAGGGACGAGAAATCGTTGAGGTTAGTCGTAATGGTAAAACCGGATGTTAGTGAGGAGGAGCTGAGGAATATAATACTGAGAGAACCCGGAGGAGGAAAGAGAACATATGCAAATACGATAGCAGTAGTATTCCCATCGAAATCGAACTTAGAGGATGAGCTCAGATATGTAGCGAAGATAGAAGCAGCTGAAGAAATAAAGGAAAACCTGAGCGAGTACTACACGGATAAGGACATAATAAAGATCCAGAGTAATAAGTTGGAGAGTTACATTAATGAAAACAAAGGATACTTGATGCAGCAGATACTCTCCCTCCTAACGAAGGTCGCTTACCCATACAAGGGGAAGGAGGGGAACGATATAAAGATCGTGGAAGCGAGCCCTTCCTCCTACCTCATATCGCAGGTGGAAGCGGCGCTCAAAGACCCGAGAACTGGACCGAAGCTCAGGACAAAACTGGAATTCAAGGATATCTCCGATTTTCTTAAGGACAATCTCGGATGGGATTTAGTGAATGGAGACAGGCAGTTCGAGTTCAAGGAAATCATGGATGTATTCTACACGAATACAGCGGCTCCCTTCACTACGCAAAAAGCGGTTGAGGAAGCCCTCCTCGAGGGCCTGGATAAACTGGATATAGGGATTAAGATAGAGGGGGGACTCTACTGGAAGAGAATCGGATCCTCAGGCGCTGAGAGGCCGAAGGGATTGAGGGATACAGCAGTGATACTCCCCTGGAAGAGGGCTGCGGAGCAGATGAAGGAGGAGCTCCTCTCCAAAAGCGGTGTGCGGAAGAACGGAGTAACGAAGAGGATCTGGTACGAAGTAGAGATTGGAGGGGAGAGAATACCTCTCGAGGACTTGGTGAAGCAGGAAGGATGGGAAGAGGTCTTGAGGGCCGGGGTGATAGAGAAGAGGGAGGAGGAGCTGAAGAGAGGCTTCGTTCTCGATGTGAAACCGAAGCATGTGGAATTGAACCAGGGAGAGAAGGCAGTATTCGAGATATCCATAGAACCCGTAGAAGATTATTCGGAGGAGATAAAGCTCCAGGTAGAGGAAGGGGAGCTCAGTCAGGGGAAAGGCAGGCCTCCGATGAAGGTCTCATGGGAGGTAACGCCCAGGAGGGTGGGGAGGTTTCCCCTGAAGATAAGGGCAGTGAGCTCGGACGGGCTGCTCAAGGAGGAATCCGTCTCCATAGTCATCTTGAGCCCTGAGGAGGAGAGAGACGTAGATAAGATAGATAGCAGCATCTCTGGAGAGAAGCTCCTATCAATAAGTAGTTCCGATCTAATTTCGCTGAAAATAGCGATAGAAAATGTGAGCAAGCTGGGCATGAAGGCTAAAGTGAATATCGATGCTGAGTTCGGGGGGAATATACGCTTCTCAATGGAGGGGGTGAGCATAGATATAGCGAGGTTCCTAGTCCAGAAGTTAGATGAAATATCAAGGCAAGCGAGCCAGCTCGGATTGAGGACGCATTTAAATGGAAGCATAGAGCTCGAGAATCATGTGGTGTTGGATGACCAGAAAATAGCGGTGCTATCTCAACTGAATGGAAGAGCTATCTTCAAACTCCTAGTGAGGAGGAAGGGTCATAAAGGCTGA
- a CDS encoding DUF1156 domain-containing protein: MSERKFIESPRFPVKEVSRASAAEKGPGRPPHWEMVFWWTRKPLIAARAVIAGCLLPENTDRESFLRSIGIRGKGMAHRNPPSYKFDGVKLLDPFAGFGSIPLEALRLGISATAVELLPTAYVFLKAILEYPKYGKKLSDDVKKWGEWVVERLKEEVKELYDEDVAAYIGSWEVKCPNCGRWTPLVGNWWLARVKGDKGYERIAWMKPVVNGDRVGIEVVDLNKMFGDRAVERAKIVKNRVIIDSEEFRVPESNIEARREQAVCLLCNQPIKYYDAEDGRHVIKPGKGEKLKWYVKYALSRCNEGDDSLARQRLLVKVKVKQGDLEFEPCTEKDQEKLEKAREEVKKLLEANDPDVPRDFISPYSVRYLFPILYGMTEWYKLFNPRQLLTLVKLVKLIREAGKRIEEDKLKEGWSKQDAFEYAEAVTAYLAIALCKYADYNFLCNLWDCNIPKISHGLAMRGIAMMWNWVDTVPSAEFTGSWMRVIKQCTNGLSYLIFGIHNTPHSPLDEGLTENNEIKVLLDDATILNKLNSEEKFDLIVTDPPYYDDVPYTELSDFYYVWLKRALSDVIDNKLAPRFIPEAFFEKVGESYIEIPTQWEKYALSEVSLNPPRLGPNAKKEEGIKHFQNLLNLSFNNMASRLKEDGILVTFYAHTSPDAWKALLETGWENSGLRITNAFPLVTESEQSVVKRGKLSMDTSIIVVWRKGSEASVDASDLYEEMADASARKARELIDLGISGRDLIIGTLAEALSVATKYKEVRSMGRVDVRTLVDSYIYPASLLGLARALAYKADLKETIKSPEAMFYLIVKFALSGMKEKVIESTDARIFSIGTSLDLGRAKKLRILKGGESEGAKVARAQSLILMEPTSTEKAKLEELLEVRGVGVREPEIRCSIDALHVLEYYSVSLACGEFKKKLDELRSKYPSQVEEAILMAKMMAKVLSKDDKERVLCERIVGCLEPVPRAVPLDLG, encoded by the coding sequence GTGAGCGAAAGGAAGTTCATAGAGTCGCCGAGGTTCCCAGTCAAGGAGGTGAGTAGAGCATCCGCTGCAGAGAAGGGACCTGGAAGGCCTCCTCATTGGGAGATGGTCTTCTGGTGGACTAGGAAGCCGTTAATAGCAGCGAGAGCTGTGATAGCCGGATGCCTCCTGCCTGAAAACACTGATAGAGAGAGTTTCCTCCGTTCGATAGGGATAAGGGGGAAAGGAATGGCTCATAGAAATCCCCCTTCATACAAATTCGATGGAGTAAAGCTCTTGGATCCATTCGCAGGGTTCGGCTCGATACCCTTAGAAGCACTTAGGCTTGGGATCTCAGCAACAGCTGTAGAGCTTCTTCCAACAGCTTACGTGTTCCTGAAGGCTATCTTGGAGTACCCTAAATATGGGAAGAAGCTCTCAGATGACGTGAAAAAGTGGGGGGAGTGGGTTGTTGAGAGGCTCAAGGAGGAGGTGAAGGAGCTTTACGATGAGGACGTAGCTGCCTACATCGGATCGTGGGAGGTGAAGTGCCCTAACTGCGGGAGGTGGACTCCGCTAGTGGGAAACTGGTGGCTAGCGAGGGTTAAAGGAGATAAGGGGTATGAGAGGATCGCTTGGATGAAGCCCGTGGTAAATGGGGATAGAGTTGGCATAGAGGTAGTGGATCTGAATAAAATGTTTGGAGACAGAGCCGTTGAGAGAGCTAAAATTGTGAAGAACAGAGTGATAATAGATTCCGAGGAGTTCAGAGTTCCAGAGAGCAATATAGAGGCGAGAAGGGAGCAGGCTGTATGCCTCCTCTGCAATCAACCCATAAAGTATTATGATGCTGAGGATGGGAGGCATGTTATCAAGCCCGGGAAGGGTGAAAAGCTGAAGTGGTACGTGAAGTACGCGCTCTCGAGGTGTAATGAGGGGGATGATAGCTTAGCAAGGCAGAGGCTGCTCGTTAAAGTCAAAGTTAAACAGGGAGACCTGGAATTCGAGCCATGTACTGAAAAAGATCAAGAAAAACTTGAGAAAGCGAGGGAAGAGGTGAAAAAGCTCCTAGAGGCAAATGATCCAGACGTACCAAGAGATTTTATCTCTCCATATAGTGTGAGGTACCTTTTCCCAATACTTTATGGTATGACTGAATGGTATAAGCTCTTTAACCCCCGCCAGCTTCTGACATTAGTCAAGCTCGTTAAGCTGATAAGAGAGGCCGGAAAGAGGATAGAGGAGGATAAACTTAAAGAGGGTTGGAGTAAGCAGGATGCGTTTGAGTATGCGGAAGCAGTGACAGCATATCTGGCAATAGCGCTATGTAAATATGCTGATTATAACTTCTTATGTAATCTGTGGGATTGCAATATACCAAAAATTAGTCATGGACTTGCTATGCGCGGTATAGCAATGATGTGGAATTGGGTAGATACTGTCCCCTCGGCTGAATTTACTGGTAGCTGGATGAGGGTAATAAAACAGTGTACTAATGGCCTTTCTTACCTTATTTTTGGCATTCATAACACACCTCATAGTCCATTAGACGAGGGATTAACCGAAAATAACGAAATAAAAGTATTACTAGATGATGCTACAATCCTCAATAAGCTTAATTCAGAGGAGAAGTTCGATCTTATAGTTACAGATCCACCCTACTATGATGATGTTCCCTATACAGAGCTCAGCGATTTCTACTACGTCTGGTTGAAGAGAGCTTTGAGCGATGTTATCGATAACAAACTCGCTCCGAGATTCATACCGGAGGCTTTCTTCGAGAAAGTCGGTGAAAGCTATATAGAGATACCTACCCAATGGGAAAAATATGCTTTGAGTGAGGTGAGCCTCAACCCGCCTAGGCTTGGCCCGAATGCGAAGAAGGAGGAAGGCATAAAACACTTTCAGAACCTCCTGAATCTCTCCTTCAATAACATGGCCTCTAGGCTCAAGGAAGACGGAATTTTAGTGACTTTCTATGCTCACACTAGTCCCGATGCATGGAAGGCCCTCCTAGAGACCGGTTGGGAGAACTCGGGGTTGAGGATCACGAACGCGTTCCCGTTGGTCACGGAATCTGAGCAGAGCGTTGTCAAAAGGGGGAAGCTATCCATGGACACTAGCATTATTGTGGTGTGGAGGAAGGGATCCGAGGCATCAGTAGATGCATCAGATCTCTACGAGGAGATGGCAGATGCCTCAGCGAGGAAAGCTAGGGAGCTAATAGATCTGGGCATAAGCGGGAGGGATCTCATAATAGGGACTCTAGCGGAAGCTCTTTCAGTGGCCACTAAGTACAAGGAGGTCAGGTCTATGGGGAGAGTTGACGTCAGGACGCTAGTCGACAGCTACATATACCCTGCCTCCCTCCTGGGCCTCGCGAGAGCCCTAGCATATAAAGCGGATCTTAAAGAGACTATAAAAAGCCCTGAGGCTATGTTCTACCTTATCGTAAAATTTGCCCTCAGCGGGATGAAGGAGAAAGTGATAGAGAGCACAGATGCCAGGATATTCTCAATAGGGACCTCCCTAGATCTGGGAAGGGCGAAGAAACTGAGGATATTGAAAGGAGGGGAGAGCGAAGGGGCTAAAGTAGCGAGAGCGCAGAGCCTCATCTTAATGGAGCCCACATCTACGGAAAAAGCTAAATTAGAGGAACTTCTAGAGGTCAGAGGGGTGGGTGTGAGGGAACCCGAGATAAGGTGCTCGATAGATGCCTTGCACGTCCTCGAGTATTATTCCGTCTCGCTCGCCTGCGGGGAATTCAAGAAGAAGCTCGATGAACTGAGATCGAAGTACCCCTCTCAAGTCGAGGAGGCAATTTTAATGGCTAAGATGATGGCTAAGGTCCTATCTAAGGACGATAAGGAGAGGGTACTGTGCGAGAGGATCGTCGGATGCTTAGAACCAGTGCCTAGGGCAGTTCCGCTCGATTTGGGGTGA
- a CDS encoding ribonuclease HII/HIII — protein MKHGFRYEVQTISPEEVDEYNLNKIMDVTYQRILSKFTRDADMRSCRVVLDDYGVGSTLGRYLNFLRNQGAEVIVENKADERYLEVKVASLVSKRIREEIIERINENPDFQIDGLSVGSGNPNDMQTIKWLEKWYESGRDWPWFIRRSYETVRRIEGKPERSKQIPPIKEELLSEEFLEEFNKGRLSIQSLAIICPHCGSINKSVTFAIYEDDGRKISGIKCPKCKKLIENAGITLRYYCGYVVPDTNIVIRGVISKDLESSRFFEGFTIILPNVVRKEADNKKGKQELGKLAELSSIGRIGLECPGKVEGISKI, from the coding sequence ATGAAGCACGGCTTCCGGTATGAGGTGCAAACGATCTCACCTGAGGAGGTAGATGAGTATAACCTGAATAAGATAATGGACGTTACTTATCAGAGGATCCTATCGAAATTTACGAGAGATGCCGATATGCGTTCCTGTAGAGTGGTGCTCGATGATTACGGAGTCGGATCGACGTTGGGAAGATACCTTAACTTCTTGAGGAATCAGGGAGCTGAAGTTATAGTAGAAAATAAGGCTGATGAGAGATACCTAGAGGTTAAAGTAGCTTCTCTCGTATCGAAAAGGATTAGGGAAGAAATTATAGAGAGAATAAATGAAAATCCGGATTTCCAGATAGATGGTCTCTCCGTCGGTTCCGGCAATCCGAATGATATGCAGACGATCAAATGGTTGGAGAAATGGTATGAGTCGGGCAGGGATTGGCCGTGGTTCATCAGGAGATCCTATGAGACAGTGAGGAGGATTGAGGGGAAACCTGAGAGATCGAAGCAAATCCCACCGATAAAAGAGGAACTTCTATCAGAAGAGTTTCTAGAGGAGTTCAATAAAGGAAGGCTCTCAATACAGTCTCTAGCCATAATCTGCCCGCACTGTGGTTCCATAAACAAGAGTGTCACTTTCGCTATATACGAAGATGATGGGAGGAAAATCTCCGGAATAAAGTGCCCGAAATGTAAGAAATTGATAGAAAATGCAGGAATTACCCTTAGATATTACTGCGGTTACGTAGTGCCCGATACGAATATAGTGATCAGAGGGGTGATAAGCAAGGATCTCGAGAGCTCCCGCTTCTTCGAGGGGTTCACGATAATCCTGCCCAATGTCGTCAGAAAAGAGGCAGATAATAAAAAGGGGAAGCAAGAACTCGGTAAATTAGCTGAACTCTCATCGATAGGAAGGATAGGACTTGAATGCCCGGGAAAAGTTGAGGGGATATCAAAAATATAA
- a CDS encoding DUF365 domain-containing protein — protein sequence MSEIIGVIYPVPSNLLQRIFSGKDVFIKHPTCFKQLKPGHKVLFYASHEIRGIVGEATIKSVGMMKLDEIYSKYGERVFITKEEARSYSRPLKDRRGGGPYRDVTFLVLELEDIKKYDRVVKPRRFITVGGKYLTKQEYEDMRSH from the coding sequence TTGAGTGAGATCATAGGTGTGATATATCCGGTACCCTCTAACCTGTTGCAGAGGATATTCAGCGGCAAAGATGTGTTCATAAAGCATCCCACGTGCTTCAAGCAGCTCAAACCTGGGCACAAGGTCCTCTTCTACGCATCCCATGAGATAAGGGGCATCGTGGGGGAGGCGACGATAAAGAGCGTAGGGATGATGAAGCTCGATGAGATATACAGTAAATATGGAGAGAGGGTCTTCATAACGAAGGAGGAAGCTAGGAGTTACTCGAGGCCCCTCAAGGATAGGAGAGGCGGAGGCCCCTACAGGGACGTCACTTTCCTCGTCCTAGAGCTCGAGGACATAAAGAAATACGATAGAGTCGTGAAGCCCAGGAGGTTCATAACAGTGGGAGGGAAGTACTTAACGAAGCAAGAGTATGAGGACATGAGGTCTCACTAA
- a CDS encoding phosphorylase family protein has translation MGAPAAAATLEEAIACGAKMIIEVGLAGGLQGFLKPADIIVVTEAVRDEGTSYHYLPPGVKVESSQRLRETLIECLNG, from the coding sequence ATCGGAGCACCTGCCGCAGCAGCCACACTCGAGGAAGCAATTGCATGCGGAGCTAAGATGATCATCGAGGTCGGCTTGGCCGGAGGCCTGCAGGGATTCCTGAAACCGGCTGATATAATAGTCGTGACGGAGGCAGTACGCGACGAGGGGACCTCCTATCATTACCTCCCGCCCGGAGTGAAAGTGGAGTCCTCCCAGAGATTGAGAGAGACTTTGATTGAGTGTTTGAATGGATGA
- a CDS encoding phosphorylase family protein has product MRHFVGPVWSTDGVYRETLGKFRRFRDSGVLAVNMETSAIFAVAKYRGVEAASAQVISDILTERGWFPAFHERSVRESAEVLLKAALEVLSKS; this is encoded by the coding sequence ATGAGGCACTTCGTCGGCCCAGTTTGGTCCACTGACGGCGTTTACAGGGAGACCTTGGGCAAGTTCCGCAGGTTCAGGGATAGCGGCGTCTTGGCTGTGAATATGGAGACATCCGCAATTTTCGCTGTCGCGAAATATAGAGGCGTTGAAGCAGCTTCAGCTCAAGTGATTTCAGATATACTGACGGAGAGGGGATGGTTCCCAGCCTTTCACGAGAGATCTGTTAGGGAAAGTGCGGAAGTCCTGCTGAAGGCTGCCCTAGAGGTCCTTTCAAAGAGTTGA
- a CDS encoding SDH family Clp fold serine proteinase — MSEITSRGPFDYLSELDNISSELENKRGRHIILMIFHDDAFITRDVIDLEFFLEEHDLSSKEGIDVVLHTLGGDADAAYHIGILLQKLAGERELSFIVPRMAKSAGTLLACSGDKIIMTRISELGPVDPQVYVESARTWVSAKVVRDSFGQTLEIFREKVIKELIDVVRRAPGMSEAVNSVIKPFTEAVLSGIPITELGHYDSLINHARKLLIELLSNKMFKRSSIKSEGSAMQQSPNADSVANTLVSEYSYHGKVIHLDEAKKLGLCVEELSDEEKKLASDLYKTARKFFKVIDELIMPMKVVIGRESPITVYHLEHGLVYGPKIEE, encoded by the coding sequence ATGAGTGAAATTACTTCGAGGGGACCTTTTGACTATCTATCTGAGCTCGATAATATTTCCTCTGAGCTTGAGAATAAGAGAGGAAGACACATCATTCTAATGATCTTCCATGATGATGCATTCATCACAAGAGATGTCATCGATCTAGAGTTTTTCCTTGAGGAGCACGATCTCTCGAGCAAAGAAGGGATCGATGTAGTCCTTCACACTCTAGGAGGGGATGCAGATGCAGCTTATCATATAGGGATCCTGTTGCAAAAGCTCGCGGGGGAGAGAGAACTATCCTTCATAGTTCCTAGGATGGCCAAGTCTGCTGGCACACTCCTCGCATGCTCAGGTGATAAGATAATCATGACACGAATTTCAGAGCTGGGTCCTGTGGATCCTCAGGTGTACGTGGAGAGTGCAAGGACTTGGGTCTCGGCGAAAGTTGTACGGGATTCCTTTGGGCAGACTCTGGAAATATTTCGTGAAAAGGTTATAAAGGAGCTTATAGATGTTGTTAGAAGAGCTCCTGGAATGAGTGAAGCAGTAAACTCGGTAATTAAACCGTTCACTGAGGCAGTTCTCAGCGGAATCCCCATAACAGAGCTCGGGCATTATGATTCACTGATTAATCATGCGAGAAAGCTATTGATAGAGCTTCTTTCTAACAAAATGTTCAAACGGAGCTCCATTAAGTCAGAAGGCAGTGCTATGCAACAGTCTCCCAATGCAGATAGTGTTGCAAATACGCTTGTAAGCGAGTACAGCTATCATGGCAAAGTAATTCACCTGGATGAGGCGAAAAAGCTGGGATTGTGCGTAGAAGAGCTGTCAGATGAGGAAAAGAAATTGGCCTCCGATCTTTACAAGACCGCTCGTAAGTTTTTCAAGGTTATCGATGAACTAATTATGCCAATGAAAGTTGTAATAGGAAGAGAGTCTCCTATAACAGTGTACCATTTGGAACACGGCCTAGTCTATGGTCCAAAAATCGAGGAATAA
- a CDS encoding HD domain-containing protein: MGRGMTKKGIVFLPRFEYSKTIMDSVHGPIQLTELEYNLLQLPPLNRLHDIHHLGLTYLVYPAAKTSRFEHSLGVLHLANKMIYQILGSASLDGLKEAFNLNPNSEKFTENCYRIIQTVRLAALLHDVGHGPYSHVSEPILRKVLKNEEIEEAKDLFNCRSERDIPVHEYFSYKMITEKDSIIRKTIESYKINVEDVANLLIKKRAEDSTEILRKIISSQLDADRMDYLLRDSHATGLPFGLTDINRIIINIFIEKYSEKYQLIVHERALRAVEDILDARIKMHKSLYGHHLVCALEELLKMAIESMVEEGELKYEDFRPENFLKGEVDDTFIRFKLRKHQETHPEFKAFFDRRYIPVALIKRETDFDDFIEEIKRKSSIEPSDEEIADKFRRWLEELKSGMRKPMYPRPGAILLLSTIPFSPYAVKEEERILIGKKGSKPKDLLATSSYVRVLNEEARRTEIFRISFLIPNIQKKDIKEEDIRRVRDLLVDDIVKSSSD; the protein is encoded by the coding sequence TTGGGAAGGGGAATGACGAAAAAAGGGATCGTATTTCTACCAAGATTTGAATACTCAAAAACTATTATGGATTCCGTTCATGGACCTATTCAATTAACTGAGCTTGAATACAACCTTCTCCAATTACCTCCTTTAAACCGATTACACGATATTCATCACTTGGGACTTACCTATTTGGTTTACCCAGCTGCAAAAACAAGTAGGTTTGAACATTCTCTCGGAGTTTTGCACCTGGCAAATAAAATGATCTATCAAATCTTGGGATCTGCATCACTAGATGGGCTTAAGGAGGCTTTTAATCTAAATCCAAATTCTGAGAAATTTACAGAAAATTGTTATAGAATAATTCAAACAGTAAGGTTAGCGGCCCTACTTCACGACGTTGGTCATGGTCCTTATTCACATGTTTCAGAACCTATTTTACGAAAAGTTTTAAAAAATGAAGAGATAGAGGAGGCAAAAGATCTATTTAACTGCAGGAGTGAGAGGGATATACCGGTTCATGAATATTTTAGTTATAAAATGATAACCGAAAAAGATAGTATAATTAGAAAAACTATTGAATCCTATAAAATCAATGTAGAAGATGTGGCAAATCTTCTGATTAAAAAGAGAGCAGAAGATAGTACTGAAATTCTCAGAAAGATCATTTCAAGCCAATTGGATGCCGACCGCATGGACTATCTCTTAAGAGATTCGCATGCAACAGGATTGCCATTCGGCTTGACTGATATTAATAGAATAATTATCAATATATTTATAGAAAAATATAGTGAAAAATACCAGTTAATCGTACATGAACGGGCTTTAAGAGCGGTCGAAGATATCTTAGATGCCCGTATTAAGATGCATAAATCCCTATATGGCCATCATTTAGTATGTGCTCTGGAAGAACTTCTAAAAATGGCAATAGAATCAATGGTTGAAGAAGGCGAACTAAAATATGAAGATTTCCGCCCTGAAAACTTCCTAAAAGGCGAAGTTGATGATACTTTCATTCGTTTTAAATTAAGAAAGCATCAGGAAACTCATCCAGAATTTAAGGCATTTTTCGACCGTCGGTATATACCGGTTGCCTTAATTAAGAGGGAGACGGACTTCGATGATTTTATTGAAGAAATTAAGAGAAAATCATCCATAGAACCTTCTGATGAGGAAATTGCTGATAAATTCAGAAGATGGCTCGAAGAACTTAAAAGCGGAATGCGTAAACCGATGTATCCGCGCCCGGGCGCGATCTTGTTACTCTCTACTATACCTTTTTCACCCTATGCCGTAAAAGAGGAGGAGCGAATTCTAATAGGAAAGAAAGGAAGTAAACCGAAAGATTTATTAGCAACTTCCTCTTATGTTAGGGTTCTGAACGAGGAAGCTAGAAGAACTGAAATCTTTCGCATATCTTTTTTAATTCCAAACATTCAAAAGAAGGATATAAAAGAAGAAGACATTAGAAGAGTTAGAGATTTATTAGTTGATGACATTGTTAAATCTTCTAGTGATTAG